In Neofelis nebulosa isolate mNeoNeb1 chromosome 13, mNeoNeb1.pri, whole genome shotgun sequence, the genomic stretch CGGGCCGGAGCAGGAGGTGTCGCACTCACCCTGCACTCCCGGCAGCAGGCGCCCTGTGCACACTCGGCCCCGTGGGCCAGCTGGCAGGCGGTGGCGTTACAGCAGGGGTTCCGACagtcctggagggcagggccgGACACAGCAAAGGTCAGAGCGGGCTCCAGGTGGACCCCAGGaccccctccccagcagcccctgcGGGTGGTGACGGGCGTCAGCGAACAGGAGCGTTTTCTGCCGTGTGGCTGTGGCGCGCAGGGCACCTGGTGGGTCAGGCGTGGACGCCCCCGCTTGCGGGACGGAGACGGGGGCCTGTGTACCTGGGGTGGGCCGCAGTCACACTGCTCCCCACGTTCCACGAACCAGTTCCCACACACGGGGTCGCCCACCAGCCGGCCAGGGTCTGGGGCGTTGTCCAGGCAGCCCGTCCGGGGCTCCTCCACGAACAGCTCCAGGTCGGCACGGCTGCACTGGCTGAACATTCTGGGGAACTTgacgctgggggaggggggtgactCTGTCAGGGGGTGCAGGTGGGGGGCACTGGGACACCCCGCTCCGCAGGCAGACCTGGGCCTCACCCGATGCTGGCCGCCATGACGCAGCCGCCACCTTCCCGCGGCACGGGACAGTAGCAGCCTTGAATGTTCTCGTCATGGGCCATGCCCAGGTTGTGGCCCATCTCGTGGGCCATGGTGGACGCCACACCGATGGGGTTCTGGTGGTGGTCCTACAGGGAGAGGCTGTGCTGGCTGGTGCTGcctgcaccacccccacccccacccgcgccccacccccactgccccaggTAAGGCTGGGTGCTGGGCGCGGCCTCCTGCCAACCACGCTTCTCAAAGCTCCAACCCATCCTCCAGGGGAGGTGGCCATCCAGGTGTTCCAGCCCATGTGGATGGCTCGGGGACGAGCATGTGGACCTAGGTCCTCGGGGCTCCCCTTCACGCACTCCGCTCCAGCTCCGAACCGGGCTCCCCACCCAGAAGCCAGCAAGCCTAGGCCAGATTGCCTGCACACCTGGTTCACAGCCCCTGAGCCCCGGGAGCACATGGACGACACCTTGGCCAGTCCCACGGTGGTCCCGGTGAAGTCGACCCCGCTGGAAACAAGAGGCGTGCGTGGACGTGGATGCCCTGAAAGCTGCCTCCCTCCCGCGTGCCCCTCGTTCTCACACAGCCCTCCCTGGCTGCAAGGGCCCAGCTCTCTGCGTCCACTGCCCACATACGTGATCAGCTGCGCGTTGTCGTGCTGGTAACGCCCCGCCAGTTTCTGCGCCCGCCAGGTGAGGAAGTTCTCCAGTGTGGTGTTGGCGTGGGAGCTCACGTGAATCCCGTCCCTGTGGTTCCAGATCTCCAGGCCCACCAGGACGACACGGACATTGAGCTCCTGATAAAGCTTCGGGCAGAGAACCCCTTGGTCAAGCTCAGGGACAGCAAGGGCCAAAGACACAGAGGCCACTCCCTGCTCACCTAGCCCACGGTCCCACCTGCTGGCCGTGCCCCCCCATCTCTACAACCAGGGTTTCTACTGAGCTGGGAGGGAGCGGCCCCCACCTTGTCCACATGGTTCACCACCTCCAGCACCCGCCTGCGTACAGCCTCTCTGCTCCCCAACAGCTGGAACTGAAGGACGGCAGACCGTCAGGTACACGCAGCCCACtggcctgccccagcccctgccccagcccccgcccccgcgccccacCCCGCACTACCTCTGTACTGTCCGTGACCACGTACAGCTCCACGTAGCGGGTTTCCCGGGGCAGCAGCCAGTTCTGGGGGCACAAGAAGCTGGTGAGCCGCCCCAGCCACCGCCCTGCTGACCTAGGCCCAGTCTTCACATACCGACCCTGTCCCAGGGACCTGGAGCTGGCACCAGCCCCCTGCTCACTCCTGGGGGGACCGTCCAGGAGGCTCCAGTGCAGACTAGAGCTATCTCTGCAGCTGCCGGTGGAGTCAGGTCCAGGCCCACTGGCCATGGGGACTGCTCGGAGACACCCTGACTATGGGGATGGTGGACAGAACCCCCACTCAGCTTCAGCTGACCACACTGCAGTCTAGGGGACGCACAGCCCCAGCAGACTGGAGATGATgaagctggtggggggggggggggggcgcccgcTCACCCGGGGCCTGAAGGCTGCTGAGATCCGAGGCCCCAAGGCCTTCTCCAAGCTGGAATCGCTGACCCCGCAGGTCCCGGCCTTCTGCTGCAGGTGCTCTGCCTGGTACAGCGCATGCCGCCCCTCTTCACTGGCCCCATCCAGGGGCTCAATCAGGTGGACAGTCGAGCCAGCCCGGAAAAAGCCCCTGAGGGCAGAAGGAAGCCAGCAGGTTCCAAATTAGCACATCCCCCCCGACCCCATGCCCATCTGGGGAGGACAAACCCTTGCAGGACAGAAGGCCTCCTTCTGGTGCCCGAGGACACAGGCCCCCCAGGGAAGTGGTACACTGGGGACAGCACCCACAGCCCTAGGAGAGCTGCATAGCTTAGGGGACCCGTGACTTCTAACAGGACAGACACCCGTGTGCAGAAAGGCTGCCATGTGAAGCCCCGCTTTCCTTGGCCTCGGTTTACCTCCTTGGGGCATGTGGGGGAGGGCTGAGGCACTGATGTGctgacacccccctccccgggtGTGCAATGCCCACCCACCTGAGGCCGGCACAGGTGCTGAGGCTGGCGGCAGAATGCTCGTGCCCCTCCACGTGGCCCTGGTAGAAGCAGTGATCCTGCAGGAGATGGGAGGGTAAGTGGTGCACAGCCCTGTGCTCCCTCTGCCCACCACAGTCCTTGGGGGGCGCCGGCCAGGGGCCTGTACCTGCCTCTGTAGCTGCTCCGTCACTTGGGAGCCGTTGGCCGTGCTGTAGGTCTCCGTGTAGCCCGAGCCCACCAGCTCCCTGGAAAAGAGCCACCAGGTGCTGGGGGCATGTGTGGGACCGGCGTGGGCGTGCTGAGACCCTGCAGGCCCGGCCTCCACTTACCTGTTCTTCCGCAAGTGCAGGGTGAAGTTGTGCCCTTGGGCCCCAAGGACATAGCTCACACTCTCCGGGTACCGGtcctgaggcaggggagagggaggggtccAGGGTGAGGGGCGTACCCCACCTCAAACCTGGGGGCAGTGGAGCTCGGCTGGGTGGGGATGCTGCCCAAGTCCGGAGTACTCTGAAACCTGAAAGACCCTCAGAGGAGGCCTCGGGGTCATTCAGAGTCAGGCCGGTATTAGGAGGTTGGGGCTCTAGATCTCATTTTCCCCATCGGTCCACACAAGGGTAATGACTGGGATCCCATTCCCCAggaagcagggggggggggggggggggacagagacaTGACCCTGCCAGGCTGCCCTTAGAACCACTGCagcagaggaggtgggggcagggcccaTGAGGGGGCACCCCAGGGGAGAGCCCCGGCGGCTGACCTCGCTGACCTTGGAACCGCCCCCAGGGTGTACCGCCCCCAGGGTGGGATGAGGGCCCAGGGTGGAGGAAGGCTTTTCCCAGATACTGAGGTCAGGAGAGGGCGGTCTCCACACTCACAGGCACACCCACGTGGATTTTAAGAATGCCCCCAGGCAGCCTTGGGGAACCCCAGGCCAGCCCCAGATGCCTCACAAAGGTGCGTCACCATAAACACGCCTCTGGTGAGCCATCCCCTCTAGCCTAGGAGAGATTTGAGGATCCAGCCCTTGAGTGAAACTGGGGCGTGGCCAGGGCCAGCAGGGTTCCTGAAAGGCACCCCCACCCACTAGAGGGCAGGGCGAGGCAGGAAGTAGGAAGGTGAGGCCTGGGGGTGGAGGCAGTCCAGGCGGCCCAGGAGGGCTGTGAGCCCTCTCAGAAGCCCACCTGGCCCTCAGCCCCACAGGCTGCCTCTTCATAACTGGCTGGGCCCACTGGGAACTACAGGAGGGACCCCAGGCCAGCTTCCCTGGCTGAAACTTACCGAGTGGGAGGGCAGGGCTCGGCGAGCACGGGGTTGTGGCAGACGTTGGGGCCACACCACCTCGTACTGCTCCACATGGGGAAGGGGGACACTGGGGGCGGCCACTGTGGGAGAGAAGGGGGTCAGCAGGCCTGTGGTGggtctgtatctctgtctctgggGGAGTCCTCTAGCAGCGCAGGGACCAGAGATTTGGAGACCCAGTTCTGCTGCCCAAGGACCAGGTGTCAGGTTCTGGGTTCAGAGGCCACAGGACCCTGCCCTGGCTGCCAGGACAGCTCCTCCCTCAGAGCCCAGGGTTGACCTAgacgtcccctcccctcccttgggTCCAAGGGCACACAAGGGCCCTCCTTGCCATCTCAATGTCTCCCATAATTGCGCCTAACTGGGGAGCCCACTGGCCTGCCTGGCAGGCCGTTCACCCAGCCCAAATCTAGAAGCTCCCAGGTATCCGACAACAAACAGCccagggagtgggggtgaggcCCAGAACTGGAGCACCAGCACAcccttttctgtgtctctctcaaagtgTTAGGCCAAGTGTTTCCATAACCGTTATCTCGCAAACCTCCTGAAGAAAGGGGCCCTGCCTGCCAGAGAAATGACCCCCTCCAGCCTGGGGGGCTGGGACACCACCGCACCCCAGCTCAGAAAGCGCCCAGAAAGCTCCCAGGAGCAGCGGTGAGAGCTGGGGCCAGTAGCACACTTGGCTTCTCCCCCAACCAGAGGTGGGTCCCCTGTGGGGGGGCGGGGTAGACTACCACCTATACCTGGCCCCAGGCCATTGCTCCTCGGTCCTCCCTTCCTTGCCACGCTGGGGAGTCCAGGTGGGAGTGGGCACTCACCCCAAGGCCCCGGGGTGGGTAGGCCATGGGGTTCTCCACCTTGCCCTGAATCCTTGGCGGGACCAGCGCTGGCGGGACCAGCGCTGGCGGGACCAGCGCTGGCGGGACCAGCGCTGGCGGGACCAGCGCTGGCGGGACCAGCGCTGGCGGGACCAGCGCTGGCGGGACCAGCTCTGGGGACACGCCCTAAGCTACTTCTCCCTGGTTCCCTTTTGAAGTTTCTGCCTGTCACctgagggctctgagctgagggcTCCCTTCCAAGCGCCCAACCGCTGGGTCTGTTCCAGAGCTCGGCGGGGTGCAGACGGCCAGGGGACAGCCCCTCGCCCTGGCACTCACCTTGCAGCCACAGAGCGAACAGCGGGAGTCCGAGGCGGCGCATGGGGGACGCACACAGGCGTCCGGGGCGGGAACAGGGAGCGTACAGGGGGTCGGGGGTCCGGGGTCCGGGGTCCAGGGTCCAGGTCCAGGACACAGCGCGAACTGGGGACAGCCCCGCGCTCGAAACTCGGTCTGGCCGCCGCGCTCTAGGCTGGAAgggccctcccccgccccggagCCCAGCCCCCGGCCCGCAGCCTATCGGCCCCTCTGACggccgggggggcggggcttgggcCTCCGCTGGGGGAGGCCCCCGTCCCGCGCCCAGACGGCGTCTACTCCTGGGCCCCTGGTGTCCACGAGGAGGGGGGCTCCCGAACGGCCTCTGGTGTCCACAAGGAGGAACGTCATAAACGTGGACGGCACTAACGAAGGGGGCCGCGAACGGGCCAAGCCGGGCCCCCCCTTGCAAGTCTGCACCCTCCCGGGTGCAGGTGAGGAGCCCAGGCTCGTCCTGCAGCCTGGCGGGGCAGCAGCTTGAGTAAGGCTCAGAGGTTGGGGGGTGCTCAGGTGCGGATGTGCCCTCGGACTTCCTGGAGAACAGAAGCCCACACGGGACCCAGTACCGCTTCCTGCCCTGCCGGCCCCCACGCTGACCTGGCCCCCGGGGCGGGCAGGCACGGGGCGGAGGGAGGGCGGTCCCTGTCATCTGCCGCTAATCCAAGAGGGTTTGTCCTCAGCTCAGTGGCCCTGGAGCCACGTTCTGGACAGGCTTCCTGAAATGGTGCACATCAGTGCAAGTCCAAACCTTGGGCGAGGGTGTGGTGCCCCAGGCAGTCCCAGACCAGAGGTCAAAATTTCACAGCCCAGTAGTTCCCCcaaagcaaatggaaagaaaaggaaaagcagcaaGGGGTTGGCGGGCTTTGAGGCATCTTGGGCAGAGGTGGCGGCGGGGCCCGTGCCCCCGCGAGCAGAGCAAGACACAGAGACGGTCTGGGGTCTGGACGTGTGGGTTCCGTCCCTGTGCTCACACACAGCTGGATCAGGGAGGCTCGTGAGCCCCCCTTCCCAGTGAGCTCACTTCTCTTCCTTAGCTGTGCAATTATTtgggaacaaaaattaaaaggcaacagTCCCTGTAAAGGCAAAACCCAGAGCTGTCGCAGACGCACTCGCTCCTCGGCCAGCAGACCAGACCACCCATGTGCAGCCAGACCAGCAGGGGTCTGCTCCTCCTCCGACacaggacccccaccccacccccccgctgcCGCCAAGGCTCCTCTTGTCCCACCCTCACCACTGGCAACCCTAGGGTGTAGCGGGCAAGCCTGTTGCCCAGAGCCCAGGACGGGGACACAAAGTTTCCGGGTCTCAGAGCAGGGCACGAGGGCGGCAAGCCCAGGGCCAGTGGGCTCCTTAGCTCGGTAAGAGGTTAGCACGACACCAGGGCTCTGGTAACACTGGCGGCAAATAAGCGAATTTGCCACTGCACACACAGCGGCCTGGACAAGAAAGACGTCTGTGGCTTGTGAGTTGGACCCCCTCCATGGTGCCTGTTCTTCAAGGCAGCAGCCAGACTGAGTGCCCACCACCCTGCctccaggagcctgcttccggcCCCTTCCACCTGCCCCCCAAGACCCCCTGCAGCAGGCAGGCAGAGCCGAGTCTGGGCAGCAACACAGGACATTTGGCGGGTGGGCAGCATGGCTGGAGTGGggagcagtggggtgggggtcaCAGCTGTGCCACCCAGGGCCGAACCCGCCCTATGGGTTCCACTCTGCACTTCAGCGGGTGCTCCTCAGGactcccccaccctcctgcccagTCCTGCGGCAGGACAAGGACCGTGCTGCCCCCTGGTGCCCGGAGCCCAGCCTTGCTGATTGCTGGGACACCAGGTGTGCCCACCTGGACACCAGGCTTGGATTTCGTCCCCTGCGAGACCTTGATAATCATCCTGAAGTTGCTCAAATGCTGCgtgttttcaccttttttttctttttttgagacaaagaagGTGCCCAAGTGAgcgaagggcagagacagagaaagagagaaaaagagaaaatcccaggaggggaagagagagggagggagggagtgagaaaaGGGCGCATCCTCACCCAGAGCTGGGACACGTCcccacctgatgtgggactcaaactcaccaatggtgagatcacgacctgagccaaagtca encodes the following:
- the ADAM8 gene encoding disintegrin and metalloproteinase domain-containing protein 8 isoform X2; protein product: MRRLGLPLFALWLQVAAPSVPLPHVEQYEVVWPQRLPQPRARRALPSHSDRYPESVSYVLGAQGHNFTLHLRKNRELVGSGYTETYSTANGSQVTEQLQRQDHCFYQGHVEGHEHSAASLSTCAGLRGFFRAGSTVHLIEPLDGASEEGRHALYQAEHLQQKAGTCGVSDSSLEKALGPRISAAFRPRNWLLPRETRYVELYVVTDSTEFQLLGSREAVRRRVLEVVNHVDKLYQELNVRVVLVGLEIWNHRDGIHVSSHANTTLENFLTWRAQKLAGRYQHDNAQLITGVDFTGTTVGLAKVSSMCSRGSGAVNQDHHQNPIGVASTMAHEMGHNLGMAHDENIQGCYCPVPREGGGCVMAASIGVKFPRMFSQCSRADLELFVEEPRTGCLDNAPDPGRLVGDPVCGNWFVERGEQCDCGPPQDCRNPCCNATACQLAHGAECAQGACCRECRVSATPPAPARLCPQVTPAGELCRHPKDACDLEEHCDGQQPGCPEDAFQENGTPCPGGYCYNGACPTLARRCQDLWGPGSWVAVERCYTYSISPDCKGGIPLGSSRVNKCGVLYCEGGQKPPEQSSCTLTSSSAACQALVLEGGVGYEPVPEGTKCGEERICWKGRCEHLQVYRSRNCSAQCNNHGVCNHKEECQCHPGWAPPHCTELLPSVHTGSRSLLMVVLVPAVLLVALALLAGAVIYRKAWGRNPWGTAAPKTAIGLSNPLFHEGRGVPAKGGAPGPHHHPSQPARPAVPRATPKQPPPAPPAATSKPPSTVPVYTWPPPDQLRPAPPAKPLPELKPKQVVKPIFPPPMPPVKPGAGGAHPGPPPQGVVGPKAALKPPVQRR
- the ADAM8 gene encoding disintegrin and metalloproteinase domain-containing protein 8 isoform X1; the protein is MRRLGLPLFALWLQVAAPSVPLPHVEQYEVVWPQRLPQPRARRALPSHSDRYPESVSYVLGAQGHNFTLHLRKNRELVGSGYTETYSTANGSQVTEQLQRQDHCFYQGHVEGHEHSAASLSTCAGLRGFFRAGSTVHLIEPLDGASEEGRHALYQAEHLQQKAGTCGVSDSSLEKALGPRISAAFRPRNWLLPRETRYVELYVVTDSTEFQLLGSREAVRRRVLEVVNHVDKLYQELNVRVVLVGLEIWNHRDGIHVSSHANTTLENFLTWRAQKLAGRYQHDNAQLITGVDFTGTTVGLAKVSSMCSRGSGAVNQDHHQNPIGVASTMAHEMGHNLGMAHDENIQGCYCPVPREGGGCVMAASIGVKFPRMFSQCSRADLELFVEEPRTGCLDNAPDPGRLVGDPVCGNWFVERGEQCDCGPPQDCRNPCCNATACQLAHGAECAQGACCRECRVTPAGELCRHPKDACDLEEHCDGQQPGCPEDAFQENGTPCPGGYCYNGACPTLARRCQDLWGPGSWVAVERCYTYSISPDCKGGIPLGSSRVNKCGVLYCEGGQKPPEQSSCTLTSSSAACQALVLEGGVGYEPVPEGTKCGEERICWKGRCEHLQVYRSRNCSAQCNNHGVCNHKEECQCHPGWAPPHCTELLPSVHTATTVRVAGHSTTPSRAWPDLAHVTVGPGPATTKPSNSSSESLECCWSRSLLMVVLVPAVLLVALALLAGAVIYRKAWGRNPWGTAAPKTAIGLSNPLFHEGRGVPAKGGAPGPHHHPSQPARPAVPRATPKQPPPAPPAATSKPPSTVPVYTWPPPDQLRPAPPAKPLPELKPKQVVKPIFPPPMPPVKPGAGGAHPGPPPQGVVGPKAALKPPVQRR
- the ADAM8 gene encoding disintegrin and metalloproteinase domain-containing protein 8 isoform X3, with protein sequence MRRLGLPLFALWLQVAAPSVPLPHVEQYEVVWPQRLPQPRARRALPSHSDRYPESVSYVLGAQGHNFTLHLRKNRELVGSGYTETYSTANGSQVTEQLQRQDHCFYQGHVEGHEHSAASLSTCAGLRGFFRAGSTVHLIEPLDGASEEGRHALYQAEHLQQKAGTCGVSDSSLEKALGPRISAAFRPRNWLLPRETRYVELYVVTDSTEFQLLGSREAVRRRVLEVVNHVDKLYQELNVRVVLVGLEIWNHRDGIHVSSHANTTLENFLTWRAQKLAGRYQHDNAQLITGVDFTGTTVGLAKVSSMCSRGSGAVNQDHHQNPIGVASTMAHEMGHNLGMAHDENIQGCYCPVPREGGGCVMAASIGVKFPRMFSQCSRADLELFVEEPRTGCLDNAPDPGRLVGDPVCGNWFVERGEQCDCGPPQDCRNPCCNATACQLAHGAECAQGACCRECRVTPAGELCRHPKDACDLEEHCDGQQPGCPEDAFQENGTPCPGGYCYNGACPTLARRCQDLWGPGSWVAVERCYTYSISPDCKGGIPLGSSRVNKCGVLYCEGGQKPPEQSSCTLTSSSAACQALVLEGGVGYEPVPEGTKCGEERICWKGRCEHLQVYRSRNCSAQCNNHGVCNHKEECQCHPGWAPPHCTELLPSVHTGSRSLLMVVLVPAVLLVALALLAGAVIYRKAWGRNPWGTAAPKTAIGLSNPLFHEGRGVPAKGGAPGPHHHPSQPARPAVPRATPKQPPPAPPAATSKPPSTVPVYTWPPPDQLRPAPPAKPLPELKPKQVVKPIFPPPMPPVKPGAGGAHPGPPPQGVVGPKAALKPPVQRR